A single region of the Stenotrophomonas sp. Marseille-Q4652 genome encodes:
- a CDS encoding methyl-accepting chemotaxis protein — protein sequence MSTAPDAKASKLGNVGTNFWLGLLALSLIVFGANTGVATWQGSRLAGASTGAADLQVLSQQLANQGREAVGGNAEAFAQFKDTKARIDSTVSNLRGRYGNEAGVSSQIRELYNTWAPLAKNAEQLVASEPAVLALAGNADSFVNGVPQLQAQLNEVVRAMAASGAPASQTYNALQQVVVSGTMARRVTEIRAGGPGASSAGDALARDSVVFSQMLDALRNGNDELGVSAVRNPAAQVALEQSANKWATMKKDVDAILASSRHLFAAQSSAAALTAGSTKMLDDSKKLFEAFSAFGSVRDTRLFPNFWLGVVSGALSLLSIIGFVWSSVRSRAREQEVRYQAQVEFNSRNQQAIMRLLDEISSLGEGDLTVKASVTEDMTGAIADAINYAVDELRHLVTTINDTSSKVAISTQETQATAMQLAEAAGHQAEQISTASERIGEIAASIEQVSRNSSESAEVAQRSVVIAAEGAGVVRETIQGMDQIRDQIQETSKRIKRLGESSQEIGSIVELINDISEQTNILALNAAVQAASAGEAGRGFAVVADEVQRLAERTSGATRRIENLVQAIQADTNEAVTSMEQTTAEVVSGARLAEDAGTALTEIERVSNALNTLIKNISIAAHQQSAAATDITQTMGVIREITGQTSQGAGQTAESIGRLAQLAADLRRSVADFKLPA from the coding sequence ATGAGTACTGCTCCGGACGCCAAAGCCAGCAAGCTCGGCAATGTCGGCACCAATTTCTGGCTGGGCCTGCTGGCGCTGTCGCTGATCGTGTTCGGTGCCAACACCGGCGTGGCGACCTGGCAGGGCAGCCGCCTGGCCGGCGCCAGTACCGGCGCGGCCGACCTCCAGGTGCTGTCGCAGCAGCTGGCCAACCAGGGTCGTGAGGCGGTGGGCGGCAACGCCGAAGCCTTCGCCCAGTTCAAGGACACCAAGGCGCGCATCGACAGCACGGTGAGCAACCTGCGCGGCCGCTACGGCAACGAAGCCGGCGTGTCCTCGCAGATCCGCGAGCTCTACAACACCTGGGCGCCGCTGGCCAAGAACGCCGAGCAGCTGGTGGCCAGTGAACCGGCGGTGCTGGCGCTGGCCGGCAACGCCGACAGCTTCGTCAACGGCGTGCCGCAACTGCAGGCCCAGTTGAACGAAGTGGTGCGCGCGATGGCCGCCAGCGGTGCGCCTGCCTCGCAGACCTACAACGCCCTGCAGCAGGTCGTGGTCAGCGGCACCATGGCCCGCCGCGTGACGGAGATCCGCGCCGGTGGCCCGGGTGCCAGCAGCGCCGGCGACGCACTGGCCCGTGACTCGGTGGTGTTCAGCCAGATGCTGGACGCGCTGCGCAACGGCAACGACGAACTGGGCGTGTCCGCGGTGCGCAACCCCGCCGCGCAGGTCGCGCTGGAACAGTCGGCCAACAAGTGGGCGACGATGAAGAAGGACGTCGACGCGATCCTGGCCAGCTCGCGCCACCTGTTCGCCGCACAGTCTTCGGCCGCGGCGCTGACCGCCGGCTCGACCAAGATGCTGGACGACAGCAAGAAGCTGTTCGAGGCGTTCTCGGCCTTCGGTTCGGTGCGCGATACCCGCCTGTTTCCGAACTTCTGGCTGGGCGTGGTCTCCGGCGCGCTGTCGCTGCTGTCGATCATCGGCTTCGTATGGAGCTCGGTGCGCTCGCGTGCCCGTGAACAGGAAGTCCGCTACCAGGCGCAGGTGGAATTCAACAGCCGCAACCAGCAGGCGATCATGCGGCTGCTGGACGAAATCAGCTCGCTCGGTGAGGGTGACCTGACGGTAAAGGCCTCGGTGACCGAGGACATGACCGGCGCCATCGCCGACGCAATCAACTACGCCGTGGACGAGCTGCGCCACCTGGTGACCACGATCAACGACACCTCCAGCAAGGTGGCGATCTCGACCCAGGAAACCCAGGCCACCGCCATGCAGCTGGCAGAGGCCGCCGGCCACCAGGCCGAGCAGATCTCCACCGCCTCCGAGCGCATCGGCGAAATCGCGGCGAGCATTGAACAGGTGTCGCGCAACTCCAGCGAGTCGGCCGAAGTGGCACAGCGCTCGGTGGTCATCGCGGCCGAAGGTGCCGGCGTGGTGCGCGAGACCATCCAGGGCATGGATCAGATCCGCGACCAGATCCAGGAAACCTCCAAGCGCATCAAGCGCCTGGGTGAGTCCTCGCAGGAAATCGGCTCGATCGTGGAACTGATCAACGACATTTCCGAGCAGACCAACATCCTGGCACTCAACGCCGCGGTGCAGGCGGCTTCGGCAGGCGAGGCCGGTCGCGGTTTCGCGGTCGTGGCCGACGAAGTGCAGCGACTGGCAGAACGCACCTCCGGCGCGACCCGTCGAATCGAGAACCTGGTGCAGGCCATTCAGGCCGATACCAACGAAGCGGTCACCTCGATGGAACAGACCACCGCCGAGGTGGTGTCCGGTGCACGACTGGCCGAGGACGCCGGTACCGCACTGACCGAGATCGAACGCGTGTCCAACGCACTGAACACCCTCATCAAGAACATCTCCATCGCCGCCCACCAGCAGTCGGCCGCGGCAACGGACATCACCCAGACCATGGGCGTGATCCGAGAGATCACCGGCCAGACCTCCCAAGGTGCCGGGCAGACTGCCGAGTCGATCGGCCGCCTGGCCCAGCTGGCGGCGGACCTGCGTCGTTCGGTCGCCGACTTCAAGCTGCCGGCGTGA
- a CDS encoding Hpt domain-containing protein has translation MSTLRDAMSHAALGWVKPELDETLRQVRNEIEYFAEDPSDTSRMRFCAGFLHQVQGTLRMVELYAPAMVAEELELLAKAVQVGEVPDRDEACATLMRGTVLLPDYLERLQNGHRDIPIVLLPLLNEIRAARGAEGISESVLFAFDPDAGNVSEDELDHARGSLSGRNRELLDTVGSAVKEELLRIKDALDLHLRTAGEPAALQTQVDELGAVADTLGVLGLGVARGVVVQQRDALRSVVDGGQQIDEGMLLDIAGALLYVDASLDDQVAHLGAGGSGEDDPGAVETRRTIEVLAQEAIANFGAAREAFVAFIETNWDHGRLAEVPTLLGEVAGALRMLDLSEPAGYLDGVSRYIEVELIQRQRVPSGRQLDTLADAMASLEYYLEALRERRPGSEEILDITRSSLESLRYWPLPGEGGDAGQTLELVDAPATSFTAAAAEAPVEVPAATEAVSSEAGAGAQPATTEAPTPAAPFPYLFKASVTPFTPPAGEAAHVDSDAAPAAAASMFDPVAAEDLAPAGTEHYEITPLGLGGGDLPLSDAPLSLEPMSFDPVAAEYEAHDAATTAQVASFDSSVLDTGSPLPSDMLEGIEPLSLDPVEAETPTQVEPFEPAAAPVESPDMDVAGEAPVIEDEPAPLPEYTEAPTFAVEPIAVDATLDRPQLVAEVAAPEETMADESTEQTDSASLAPEVESTGQPVFNEATAPVTAVQEGVIRKIELDDASAAFLAELDAAAAQFNPLPEPAAPAPVAAVEAPAPLEGGFEDNGEEIDQDIREVFIEEFDEELVNLGSLLPPWRAAPSNVERLRPVRRVFHTLKGSGRLVGARTLGEFSWKIESMLNRVLDGSRPASPAVVAMVTQAYEVLPQLNAALRDGSRISADLLAMQAVADRVAAGEEAFYVPLQAAAAPVETPVEAAAAVAPPVVTGTPASVDSVLREILEAEVATHLETVRGWLQSAQAEPQPATEALLRAVHTMSGAFAMTDVPEITAVTTPAESYVKRLLAASITPDQEGVAALAAAADAIDSTVVALQAPAPLIPSFSALAQRLQLLVDALPEAKWPPLVDEMEAEDEVVADDFAAQATADAVDLTGIEDLSRFIDAAGIELPQVGTPVEEMDAAVPAPEAASEVVQGGSVQDEPAAVEQTPAVVGDATDVAAPDTVSLDVAGETGESTAADAPDAGIDAAEDAAQSIAEDADEPVALVEETAASAAQDEELVETAEPVAGATEADAEEADIEAALLHEAEIAADLAVADGQVADATEKEEIEAAADVVDDAALAEAEALEGSAEPVEAIAGEPATSAEVAEDEAPLADAGLEAAADIVDAAAEETAVADAVVDGGEESTAEGETDLIAGQADPGVADEAEAEAQSSAEAEASEAEPVDDADADASAGEQVEGVADEPVTAVDVTAAAPVVLPAVAGASVLGEDAPLDFTDLDRELVDIFVEEGKDLLDNCDGLLSQLRESPEDRELLAGLQRDLHTLKGGARMAGINAIGDLGHAIESLLEAVAANRFDIVRDDVHLLERGFDRLHQLLTRTGNHRTVAMPHDLIEAFDAHAQGRNVAIGESTEAPEAAQPVEAATVPEVASVEAAAATPAAPVVAITPLSEPVIDDVASEEEAGARAQEQVRVRADLLDRLVNHAGEVAIYRSRLEQQLGAFRGAMAELDRTNARLRDQLRRLDLETEAQIVARYQREQDQADHTFDPLELDRFSTLQQLSRALNESAADLSGLQGVLDDLSRNYDSLLQQQSRVSSELQDGLMRARMVPFDGLVPRLRRVVRQAAQDTGKQVHLTLDGTHGELDRNVLDRMVAPLEHMLRNSVAHGLETPAQRVAAGKPEEGSIAIRLRREGSEIVLEVADDGAGLDREAIRRRAEQRGLVKPGVELSERELDSLIFASGFSTSEQVSQLAGRGVGMDVVRNEVRQLGGSVEITSVRGKGVTFTLRLPQTLAVTQAVFVQIGETTFAVPVASVSGIGRISRQRFESGDGGYHYAGEHYALHDLGSLVGQDQAKAEGQEQIPLLLVRAGDLRAAVAIDQVVGNREIVVKPVGLQIASVPGIYGATITGDGRVVVILDVAPLVRRHLANPQRPAAPSAASNQRQVPMVMVVDDSLTMRKVTGRVLERHNFEVVAARDGIEALERLEERVPDLMLLDIEMPRMDGYELATAMRADPRYKDVPIVMITSRSGDKHRQRAFEIGVQRYLGKPYQELDLMRNVYDLLGIARARD, from the coding sequence ATGAGCACGCTGCGCGACGCGATGAGCCATGCCGCGCTGGGCTGGGTCAAGCCCGAGCTGGACGAAACCCTGCGCCAGGTGCGCAACGAGATCGAATATTTCGCCGAGGATCCGTCGGACACCAGTCGCATGCGTTTCTGCGCCGGCTTCCTGCACCAGGTGCAGGGCACGCTGCGCATGGTCGAGCTGTACGCCCCGGCAATGGTGGCCGAGGAACTGGAGCTGCTGGCCAAGGCCGTGCAGGTCGGCGAGGTTCCTGACCGCGACGAGGCCTGCGCCACCCTGATGCGCGGCACCGTGCTGCTGCCTGATTACCTGGAACGTCTGCAGAACGGCCATCGCGACATCCCGATCGTTCTGCTGCCGCTGCTCAATGAAATCCGCGCCGCGCGGGGGGCCGAAGGCATCAGTGAGAGCGTGCTGTTCGCCTTCGATCCCGATGCCGGCAACGTCAGCGAGGACGAGCTGGACCATGCCCGCGGCAGCCTGAGCGGGCGCAACCGCGAACTGCTCGATACCGTCGGCAGTGCGGTCAAGGAAGAACTGCTGCGGATCAAGGATGCGCTGGACCTGCACCTTCGTACCGCTGGTGAGCCGGCTGCGCTGCAGACCCAGGTCGACGAACTCGGCGCCGTGGCCGACACCCTCGGCGTACTCGGCCTGGGCGTGGCCCGCGGCGTGGTCGTGCAGCAGCGCGATGCGCTGCGCTCGGTCGTCGATGGCGGCCAGCAGATCGACGAAGGCATGCTGCTGGATATCGCCGGCGCGCTGTTGTACGTGGATGCGTCGCTGGATGATCAGGTTGCCCACCTGGGCGCCGGCGGCAGCGGCGAGGACGACCCGGGTGCGGTGGAAACCCGCCGCACCATCGAGGTGCTGGCCCAGGAGGCCATTGCCAACTTCGGTGCGGCGCGCGAGGCGTTCGTCGCCTTCATCGAGACCAACTGGGACCACGGCCGCCTGGCCGAGGTGCCGACCCTGCTGGGCGAGGTCGCCGGCGCATTGCGCATGCTCGACCTGTCCGAGCCGGCCGGTTACCTCGACGGCGTGAGCCGTTACATCGAGGTCGAACTGATCCAGCGCCAGCGTGTGCCCAGTGGCCGCCAGCTGGACACCCTGGCCGACGCGATGGCCAGCCTCGAGTACTACCTCGAGGCACTGCGCGAGCGTCGCCCGGGCAGCGAGGAAATCCTCGACATCACCCGTTCCAGCCTGGAATCGCTGCGCTACTGGCCGCTGCCCGGCGAGGGTGGCGACGCCGGACAGACGCTGGAGCTGGTCGACGCGCCGGCCACCTCGTTCACGGCGGCCGCTGCCGAGGCTCCGGTGGAAGTGCCTGCCGCGACCGAAGCCGTCAGCAGCGAAGCCGGCGCCGGCGCGCAGCCGGCCACCACGGAGGCACCGACACCTGCCGCGCCGTTCCCCTACCTGTTCAAGGCGTCGGTGACCCCGTTCACCCCGCCGGCGGGCGAAGCCGCCCATGTCGACAGCGACGCGGCCCCGGCCGCCGCGGCATCGATGTTCGATCCGGTGGCGGCCGAAGACCTGGCCCCGGCCGGTACGGAGCACTACGAAATCACGCCGCTGGGTCTTGGTGGTGGCGACCTGCCGCTGTCCGATGCGCCGCTGTCGCTTGAGCCGATGTCCTTCGACCCGGTGGCCGCCGAGTACGAAGCGCACGATGCGGCCACTACCGCGCAGGTGGCCAGCTTCGACAGCAGCGTGCTGGATACTGGTTCGCCGCTTCCTTCGGACATGCTGGAAGGCATCGAACCGCTGTCGCTGGACCCCGTGGAAGCGGAGACGCCGACGCAGGTCGAGCCGTTTGAACCGGCTGCTGCACCGGTCGAATCGCCGGACATGGACGTGGCGGGCGAAGCGCCTGTCATCGAGGACGAGCCCGCCCCGCTGCCCGAATACACCGAGGCACCGACCTTCGCCGTCGAGCCGATTGCCGTGGACGCCACGCTGGATCGTCCGCAGCTCGTCGCCGAGGTCGCCGCGCCCGAGGAAACCATGGCTGACGAAAGCACCGAGCAGACCGACAGCGCCAGCCTGGCGCCGGAAGTGGAGTCGACTGGCCAGCCGGTATTCAATGAGGCCACCGCGCCGGTTACCGCGGTGCAGGAAGGCGTGATCCGCAAGATCGAGCTGGACGACGCTTCGGCGGCGTTCCTGGCCGAGCTGGATGCGGCCGCTGCGCAGTTCAACCCGCTGCCCGAGCCAGCCGCCCCGGCGCCGGTTGCCGCGGTCGAGGCCCCGGCGCCGCTGGAAGGCGGTTTCGAGGACAACGGCGAGGAAATCGACCAGGACATCCGCGAGGTGTTCATCGAGGAGTTCGACGAGGAACTGGTGAACCTGGGGTCGCTGCTGCCGCCGTGGCGCGCCGCTCCGTCCAACGTCGAGCGCCTGCGCCCGGTACGCCGCGTGTTCCACACGCTCAAGGGCAGTGGCCGCCTGGTCGGCGCGCGCACCCTGGGCGAGTTCAGCTGGAAGATCGAGAGCATGCTCAACCGCGTGCTCGATGGCAGCCGTCCGGCCAGTCCGGCGGTGGTGGCCATGGTCACGCAGGCCTACGAGGTGCTGCCGCAGCTCAACGCCGCGCTGCGTGACGGCAGCCGCATCAGCGCCGACCTGCTGGCCATGCAGGCCGTGGCCGATCGCGTGGCCGCCGGTGAGGAAGCGTTCTATGTGCCGCTGCAGGCGGCTGCTGCGCCGGTGGAAACCCCGGTCGAAGCCGCCGCTGCGGTGGCACCGCCGGTCGTGACCGGCACCCCGGCGTCGGTGGACAGCGTGCTGCGCGAGATCCTCGAGGCCGAAGTCGCCACCCATCTGGAAACCGTGCGCGGCTGGTTGCAGTCCGCGCAGGCGGAGCCGCAGCCGGCCACCGAGGCGCTGCTGCGTGCCGTGCACACCATGAGTGGCGCCTTTGCCATGACCGACGTGCCGGAAATCACTGCCGTCACCACGCCGGCCGAAAGCTACGTCAAGCGCCTGCTGGCCGCGTCGATCACCCCGGACCAGGAGGGCGTGGCCGCGCTGGCCGCGGCCGCCGACGCGATCGACAGCACCGTGGTCGCACTGCAGGCGCCGGCACCGCTGATCCCCTCGTTCAGCGCGCTGGCCCAGCGCCTGCAGTTGCTGGTCGACGCGCTGCCCGAGGCCAAGTGGCCGCCGCTGGTCGACGAGATGGAAGCGGAGGACGAAGTGGTCGCGGACGACTTTGCCGCCCAGGCCACGGCCGACGCCGTCGACCTGACCGGCATCGAGGACCTGTCGCGCTTCATTGACGCGGCAGGAATCGAGCTGCCGCAGGTCGGTACCCCGGTCGAAGAGATGGACGCCGCCGTACCGGCGCCGGAAGCCGCCAGTGAAGTGGTGCAGGGCGGGTCCGTGCAGGACGAGCCGGCGGCTGTCGAGCAAACCCCGGCCGTCGTCGGCGATGCCACCGATGTGGCCGCACCGGACACCGTGTCGCTGGATGTCGCCGGTGAGACCGGGGAATCGACCGCCGCCGACGCCCCCGATGCTGGTATCGACGCCGCCGAGGACGCCGCGCAGTCGATTGCCGAGGACGCGGACGAGCCCGTCGCGCTGGTGGAGGAAACTGCCGCCAGCGCCGCGCAGGATGAGGAGCTGGTCGAGACCGCCGAGCCGGTGGCCGGGGCAACCGAAGCCGATGCCGAGGAGGCCGACATCGAGGCTGCACTGCTCCATGAGGCCGAAATCGCCGCCGATCTGGCCGTGGCTGACGGCCAGGTGGCCGACGCCACCGAGAAAGAGGAAATCGAAGCGGCCGCGGACGTCGTCGACGATGCCGCACTGGCCGAAGCTGAAGCCTTGGAAGGGAGTGCCGAGCCTGTCGAGGCCATTGCCGGTGAGCCTGCCACATCCGCGGAAGTGGCCGAGGACGAAGCGCCGCTTGCCGATGCTGGCCTGGAAGCTGCCGCCGACATCGTCGACGCCGCCGCGGAAGAAACCGCGGTTGCCGACGCTGTTGTCGACGGCGGGGAAGAGTCTACTGCCGAAGGCGAAACCGACCTGATCGCCGGACAGGCCGACCCTGGCGTTGCCGATGAAGCAGAAGCCGAAGCTCAAAGCAGCGCCGAGGCGGAAGCCAGCGAAGCCGAGCCCGTTGACGACGCCGACGCCGACGCATCTGCCGGTGAGCAGGTTGAGGGCGTGGCAGACGAGCCCGTCACCGCCGTCGACGTCACTGCTGCCGCGCCCGTGGTGCTGCCGGCCGTCGCCGGGGCCTCGGTGCTGGGCGAGGACGCTCCGCTGGACTTCACCGACCTGGACCGCGAGCTGGTCGACATCTTCGTCGAGGAAGGCAAGGACCTGCTCGACAACTGCGACGGCCTGCTGAGCCAGCTGCGCGAATCGCCGGAGGACCGCGAACTGCTCGCCGGCCTGCAGCGCGACCTGCACACCCTCAAGGGTGGTGCACGCATGGCCGGCATCAACGCCATCGGCGACCTTGGCCACGCCATCGAATCGCTGCTGGAGGCCGTTGCCGCCAACCGCTTCGACATCGTCCGCGACGACGTGCACCTGCTGGAGCGTGGCTTCGACCGCCTGCACCAGTTGCTGACCCGCACCGGTAACCATCGCACGGTGGCGATGCCGCACGACCTGATCGAAGCCTTCGACGCACATGCACAGGGCCGCAACGTTGCCATCGGCGAGTCGACCGAGGCGCCCGAGGCTGCCCAGCCGGTGGAAGCCGCGACCGTGCCGGAAGTTGCATCCGTGGAAGCTGCCGCCGCCACGCCTGCCGCCCCGGTGGTCGCGATCACCCCGCTGTCCGAGCCGGTCATCGACGACGTGGCGTCCGAAGAGGAAGCCGGCGCCCGTGCCCAGGAGCAGGTGCGCGTGCGCGCCGACCTGCTGGACCGCCTTGTCAACCACGCCGGTGAAGTCGCGATCTACCGCTCGCGCCTGGAACAGCAGCTGGGTGCCTTCCGCGGCGCCATGGCCGAGCTGGACCGCACCAACGCCCGTCTGCGCGACCAGCTGCGCCGACTGGACCTGGAAACCGAAGCGCAGATCGTTGCCCGTTACCAGCGCGAGCAGGACCAGGCCGACCACACCTTCGATCCGCTGGAGCTTGACCGCTTCTCCACGCTGCAGCAGCTCAGCCGTGCACTGAACGAGTCGGCGGCCGACTTGAGCGGCCTGCAGGGCGTGCTCGACGACCTGTCGCGCAACTACGACAGCCTGCTGCAGCAGCAGTCCCGCGTGAGCTCGGAACTGCAGGACGGTCTGATGCGTGCGCGCATGGTGCCGTTCGACGGCCTGGTGCCGCGCCTGCGTCGCGTGGTCCGCCAGGCGGCGCAGGACACCGGCAAGCAGGTCCACCTGACCCTGGACGGTACCCACGGCGAACTGGACCGCAACGTCCTCGATCGCATGGTCGCGCCGCTGGAGCACATGCTGCGCAACTCCGTGGCGCATGGCCTGGAGACCCCGGCCCAGCGCGTGGCCGCCGGCAAGCCGGAGGAAGGCAGCATCGCCATCCGCCTGCGCCGCGAAGGTTCGGAAATCGTGCTGGAAGTGGCCGACGACGGGGCCGGCCTGGACCGCGAGGCGATCCGTCGCCGCGCCGAACAGCGTGGCCTGGTCAAGCCGGGCGTGGAGCTGAGCGAGCGCGAGCTGGACAGCCTGATCTTCGCCTCCGGCTTCAGTACTTCCGAGCAGGTCAGCCAGCTGGCTGGCCGTGGCGTCGGCATGGACGTGGTGCGCAACGAAGTGCGTCAGCTCGGCGGCTCGGTGGAAATCACCTCCGTCCGTGGCAAGGGCGTCACCTTCACCCTGCGCCTGCCGCAGACCCTGGCCGTCACCCAGGCCGTGTTCGTGCAGATCGGCGAGACCACCTTCGCCGTGCCCGTGGCCTCGGTCAGCGGTATCGGCCGCATCTCGCGCCAGCGTTTCGAGTCCGGCGACGGTGGCTACCACTACGCCGGCGAGCACTACGCGCTGCATGACCTCGGTTCGCTGGTCGGGCAGGACCAGGCCAAGGCCGAAGGCCAGGAGCAGATCCCGCTGCTGCTGGTCCGCGCCGGCGACCTGCGCGCCGCCGTGGCCATCGACCAGGTGGTCGGCAACCGCGAAATCGTGGTCAAGCCGGTCGGCCTGCAGATCGCCTCGGTGCCGGGCATCTACGGTGCGACCATCACCGGTGATGGCCGCGTGGTGGTGATCCTGGACGTCGCGCCGCTGGTGCGCCGCCACCTGGCCAACCCGCAGCGTCCTGCCGCCCCGTCCGCGGCCAGCAACCAGCGCCAGGTGCCGATGGTGATGGTGGTCGACGACTCGCTGACCATGCGCAAGGTCACCGGCCGCGTGCTGGAACGCCACAACTTCGAAGTAGTGGCCGCGCGCGACGGCATCGAGGCGCTGGAACGGCTGGAAGAACGCGTGCCCGACCTGATGCTGCTGGACATCGAAATGCCGCGCATGGACGGCTATGAACTGGCCACCGCCATGCGGGCCGATCCGCGCTACAAGGACGTGCCGATCGTGATGATTACCTCCCGAAGCGGCGACAAGCATCGCCAGCGAGCGTTCGAGATCGGTGTCCAGCGCTACTTGGGCAAGCCGTACCAGGAACTGGATCTGATGCGTAACGTTTACGACCTGCTGGGGATCGCCCGTGCCCGTGACTGA
- a CDS encoding chemotaxis protein CheB yields MTDIDNARPVALLARPGQARERLREAVVQAGGYLVLEDDPTTLDAQSLHDAGPSVVLVALEPAIEDALERLDAALDAPQLTLIFDEADLAARREGWEAQRWIRHLSAKLHGHDNVLPPGHEVETTLQPEPGLPPTPEQLHSGASGEFLIEEAADAAYDLPADTLYAPSAEPAPLAFDTVESFEPVRPAAVPPPLPPLEEIPPQAAPAPAVPGFSAWSLVEDDAYVAPPPAAPAATDPVVEFSTDLSLVDLEPVAEGPVGMVLVLAGIGGPDAVRRLLSALPETFDRAVLVQLRLDGGRYGNLVKQIARVTPLPVSLAEVGQPVQGGQVYILPDDVGVALDNGAGVFSAGTAAAVVSSLPAASSAVLMLSGADQAQVEDVLALAEQGAWVAGQVGEACYDPAAASRLAVAGMPSGDPPALAQALCEHWGV; encoded by the coding sequence GTGACTGATATCGACAACGCCCGGCCCGTCGCGCTGCTGGCCCGGCCCGGCCAGGCGCGCGAGCGCCTGCGCGAGGCCGTGGTCCAGGCTGGCGGCTACCTTGTGCTGGAAGACGATCCGACCACGCTGGACGCGCAGTCGCTGCACGATGCCGGCCCGTCGGTGGTGCTGGTCGCGCTGGAGCCGGCGATCGAGGACGCGCTCGAACGGCTGGACGCGGCGCTGGATGCGCCACAGCTGACCCTGATCTTCGACGAGGCCGACCTGGCCGCACGTCGCGAAGGCTGGGAAGCGCAGCGCTGGATCCGCCACCTGTCGGCCAAGCTGCACGGCCACGACAACGTGCTGCCCCCGGGTCACGAGGTCGAGACCACGCTGCAGCCCGAACCGGGCCTGCCGCCGACGCCCGAACAGCTGCACTCCGGTGCGTCGGGCGAGTTCCTGATCGAAGAGGCCGCCGACGCGGCCTACGACCTGCCGGCCGATACGCTGTATGCGCCGTCGGCCGAGCCGGCGCCGCTGGCGTTCGATACCGTGGAGTCCTTCGAACCGGTCCGCCCCGCCGCCGTGCCGCCGCCGTTGCCGCCGCTGGAGGAAATCCCCCCACAGGCGGCTCCGGCCCCGGCCGTGCCTGGCTTCAGTGCCTGGTCGCTGGTCGAGGACGACGCCTACGTGGCGCCGCCGCCCGCTGCCCCGGCCGCAACGGATCCGGTGGTGGAGTTCTCGACCGATCTGTCGCTGGTCGACCTGGAGCCGGTGGCCGAAGGCCCGGTCGGCATGGTGCTGGTGCTGGCCGGCATCGGCGGTCCGGATGCGGTGCGCCGCCTGCTGAGCGCGCTGCCGGAAACCTTCGACCGTGCCGTGCTGGTGCAGCTGCGCCTGGACGGTGGCCGCTACGGCAACCTGGTCAAGCAGATCGCGCGCGTCACCCCGTTGCCGGTGAGCCTGGCCGAGGTTGGCCAGCCGGTGCAGGGCGGCCAGGTCTACATCCTGCCCGACGACGTCGGCGTGGCACTGGACAACGGTGCCGGGGTGTTCAGTGCCGGCACCGCCGCCGCGGTGGTGTCCTCGCTGCCGGCTGCCAGCAGCGCGGTGCTGATGCTCAGTGGCGCCGACCAGGCCCAGGTCGAGGACGTGCTGGCGCTGGCCGAACAGGGCGCGTGGGTCGCCGGCCAGGTCGGCGAGGCCTGCTACGACCCGGCCGCTGCCAGCCGCCTGGCCGTTGCCGGCATGCCGTCGGGCGATCCGCCGGCGCTGGCCCAGGCGCTGTGCGAACACTGGGGCGTCTGA
- a CDS encoding chemotaxis protein CheW, protein MSYASNDEIRGVLIQAGNERVLLPNATVAEVMSRVQVEPVTDAPSWLAGQIAWHGWNVPLLAFGRFTGLGEELVASNNKIVVLKALGGNAELPYFALLTETFPQLIAVPRDGLLADASEETLPPGVHMRVLLGEQSALLPDLDALESAIVQNQAA, encoded by the coding sequence ATGAGTTACGCCAGTAATGATGAAATCCGAGGCGTCCTGATCCAGGCGGGCAACGAGCGCGTGCTGTTGCCCAACGCGACCGTTGCCGAAGTGATGTCGCGCGTGCAGGTCGAACCCGTCACCGACGCTCCGTCGTGGCTGGCCGGCCAGATTGCCTGGCACGGCTGGAACGTACCGCTGCTTGCCTTTGGCCGCTTCACCGGGCTGGGCGAGGAGCTCGTGGCCAGCAACAACAAGATCGTGGTGCTCAAGGCACTGGGCGGCAACGCCGAACTGCCGTACTTCGCGCTGCTGACCGAGACCTTCCCGCAGCTGATCGCGGTGCCGCGCGATGGCCTGCTGGCCGATGCGTCCGAGGAAACCCTGCCGCCGGGCGTGCACATGCGCGTGCTGCTGGGCGAACAGAGCGCTCTGCTGCCAGACCTGGACGCGCTGGAATCGGCGATCGTGCAGAACCAGGCCGCCTGA